From Eleftheria terrae, the proteins below share one genomic window:
- the tsf gene encoding translation elongation factor Ts, with translation MPAITASLVAELRAKTDAPMMECKKALTEADGDLDRAEEILRVKLGNKAGKAASRVTAEGIVAAFIEGNTGALLELNCETDFVTKNDDFLAFGKALAEVVAKQGPADVAALSALDLNGTTVEATRTGLIGKIGENMTIRRFKRFAGDSQLVSYLHGTRIGVVVEFTGDEVAAKDVAMHIAAMKPVSLSADQVPAELIAKERSVAEQKAAESGKPADIVAKMVEGSVQKFLKEVSLFNQPFVKNDKQTVEQMLKAANTTVKGFTLYVVGEGIEKKQDDFAAEVAAQVAAAKGQ, from the coding sequence ATGCCCGCAATTACCGCTAGCCTCGTCGCCGAACTGCGCGCCAAGACCGATGCCCCGATGATGGAGTGCAAGAAGGCGCTGACGGAAGCCGACGGCGACCTGGACCGCGCTGAAGAGATCCTGCGCGTCAAGCTCGGCAACAAGGCCGGCAAGGCGGCCTCGCGCGTGACGGCCGAGGGCATCGTCGCCGCCTTCATCGAAGGCAACACCGGCGCGCTGCTCGAGCTGAACTGCGAAACCGACTTCGTCACCAAGAACGACGACTTCCTGGCTTTCGGCAAGGCACTGGCCGAAGTGGTCGCCAAGCAAGGCCCGGCCGATGTGGCAGCCCTGTCGGCGCTGGACCTGAACGGCACCACCGTCGAAGCCACCCGCACCGGCCTGATCGGCAAGATCGGCGAGAACATGACGATCCGCCGCTTCAAGCGCTTCGCCGGCGACAGCCAGCTGGTCAGCTACCTGCACGGCACCCGCATCGGCGTGGTGGTCGAGTTCACCGGCGACGAAGTGGCGGCCAAGGACGTGGCGATGCACATCGCTGCGATGAAGCCCGTCTCGCTGTCGGCCGACCAGGTGCCCGCCGAACTGATCGCCAAGGAGCGTTCGGTGGCCGAGCAAAAGGCTGCCGAATCCGGCAAGCCGGCCGACATCGTCGCCAAGATGGTCGAGGGCTCGGTGCAGAAGTTCCTGAAGGAAGTGTCGCTGTTCAACCAGCCCTTCGTGAAGAACGACAAGCAGACCGTCGAGCAGATGCTCAAGGCTGCCAACACCACGGTGAAGGGCTTCACGCTCTACGTCGTCGGCGAAGGCATCGAGAAGAAGCAGGACGACTTCGCTGCCGAGGTGGCCGCGCAAGTCGCTGCTGCCAAGGGCCAGTAA
- the pyrH gene encoding UMP kinase, translated as MPAYKRILLKLSGEALMGDDAYGINRATIVRMVREIQEVTALGCEVAVVIGGGNIFRGVAGGSVGMDRATADYMGMLATVMNALALADTMRQEGMVARVMSAIGIEQVVEPYVRPKALQYLEEGKVVIFAAGTGNPFFTTDTAAALRGAEIGAEIMLKATKVDGVYTADPKKDLTATRYSKISFDEAIIKNLQVLDATAFALCRDQKLPIKVFSIFKPGALKQVVLGEDEGTLVHV; from the coding sequence ATGCCGGCATATAAGCGCATCCTGCTCAAGCTTTCCGGTGAAGCCCTGATGGGCGACGATGCCTATGGCATCAACCGCGCCACCATCGTCCGCATGGTGCGCGAGATCCAGGAGGTGACGGCATTGGGCTGCGAAGTGGCGGTCGTGATCGGCGGCGGCAACATCTTCCGCGGCGTCGCGGGCGGCTCGGTCGGCATGGACCGGGCCACCGCCGACTACATGGGCATGCTGGCGACCGTGATGAACGCGCTGGCGCTGGCCGACACGATGCGCCAGGAAGGCATGGTGGCCCGCGTCATGTCGGCCATCGGCATCGAGCAGGTGGTCGAGCCCTATGTGCGTCCGAAGGCGCTGCAATACCTGGAAGAAGGCAAGGTGGTGATCTTCGCCGCCGGCACCGGCAACCCCTTCTTCACGACCGACACGGCAGCCGCGCTGCGCGGCGCCGAGATCGGTGCCGAGATCATGCTCAAGGCCACCAAGGTCGACGGTGTCTATACCGCCGACCCCAAGAAGGACCTGACGGCCACCCGCTACTCGAAGATCAGCTTCGACGAGGCGATCATCAAGAACCTGCAGGTGCTGGATGCCACGGCGTTCGCGCTGTGCCGCGACCAGAAGCTGCCCATCAAGGTGTTCAGCATCTTCAAGCCGGGTGCGCTCAAGCAGGTCGTGCTCGGTGAGGACGAGGGCACCCTGGTCCACGTTTGA
- the ispC gene encoding 1-deoxy-D-xylulose-5-phosphate reductoisomerase — translation MTHSDAAALQQVCILGSTGSVGTSTLDVMARHPGLYQVFALTAHSRVDELLAQCLQWQPRFAVMSDADAAARLRSRLQQAGSRTEVLAGSSALAEIAAHPEVDTVMGAIVGSAGLAPCLAAARSGKRLLLANKEALVVGGALFMRAVRSGGATLLPIDSEHSAIFQCLPEDATTWQQRIQRIVLTASGGPFRQRDPGTLGAVTPAEACSHPNWVMGRKISVDSATMMNKALEVIEARWLFDLAPEQIEVVIHPQSIIHSMVVCRDNSVLAQLGTPDMRVPIAYGLAWPRRIESGAQALDFTQLSALTFEAPDAARFPGLQLAWDTLRGPQGSTAVLNAANEEAVAAFLDGRIGFDQIHAVNADTLAAFVLPAGATESLDGLLELDAAARRCALQRIGSRSR, via the coding sequence GTGACACATTCCGACGCCGCTGCATTGCAGCAGGTCTGCATCCTGGGCTCGACCGGTTCGGTGGGCACCAGCACGTTGGACGTGATGGCACGGCATCCCGGCCTCTACCAGGTGTTCGCGCTGACGGCCCACAGCCGGGTCGATGAACTGCTGGCCCAGTGCCTGCAATGGCAACCGCGCTTCGCGGTGATGTCGGATGCTGACGCCGCGGCCCGCCTGCGGAGCCGGCTGCAGCAGGCTGGCAGCCGCACCGAGGTGCTGGCCGGCAGCTCGGCCCTGGCCGAGATCGCCGCGCATCCCGAGGTGGACACCGTGATGGGCGCCATCGTCGGTTCCGCCGGCCTGGCGCCGTGCCTGGCCGCCGCGCGCAGTGGCAAGCGCCTGTTGCTGGCCAACAAGGAGGCGCTGGTGGTGGGCGGCGCACTGTTCATGCGGGCGGTGCGTTCGGGCGGCGCGACGCTGCTGCCCATCGACAGCGAGCATTCGGCCATCTTCCAGTGCCTGCCCGAGGACGCCACCACCTGGCAGCAGCGCATCCAGCGCATCGTGCTGACCGCCTCCGGCGGGCCGTTCCGCCAGCGCGATCCCGGCACGCTCGGGGCGGTGACGCCGGCCGAGGCCTGCTCCCATCCCAACTGGGTGATGGGGCGCAAGATCTCGGTGGACTCCGCCACCATGATGAACAAGGCGCTCGAAGTCATCGAGGCCCGCTGGCTGTTTGACCTCGCGCCCGAGCAGATCGAGGTGGTGATCCATCCGCAGAGCATCATCCACTCGATGGTGGTCTGCCGCGACAACTCGGTGCTCGCCCAGCTCGGCACGCCGGACATGCGGGTGCCGATCGCCTATGGCCTGGCCTGGCCGCGGCGCATCGAGAGCGGGGCACAGGCGCTCGACTTCACGCAGCTCTCGGCGCTGACCTTCGAGGCGCCGGATGCGGCTCGCTTCCCGGGGCTGCAACTCGCCTGGGACACGCTGCGCGGCCCGCAAGGCAGCACCGCGGTGCTCAACGCGGCCAACGAGGAGGCCGTGGCGGCCTTCCTCGACGGGCGCATCGGCTTCGACCAGATCCATGCGGTCAACGCCGACACGCTGGCGGCCTTCGTGCTGCCAGCCGGCGCGACCGAGTCGCTCGACGGCCTGCTGGAGCTGGACGCGGCCGCACGTCGCTGCGCGCTCCAACGCATCGGGAGCCGGAGCCGATGA
- the frr gene encoding ribosome recycling factor — translation MTIADIKKTAEQKMQKSVEAYKHELTKIRTGRAHPGLLDQVNVEYYGSMVPISQVANVTLLDARTISVQPWEKGMGAKIEKAIRESDLGLNPASQGDLIRVPMPPLTEERRRDLTKVVRHAGEDAKVAVRNLRRDANEQAKKLLKDKLITEDDERRSQDEVQKLTDRTIAEIDKLIAGKEAEILAV, via the coding sequence ATGACCATCGCAGACATCAAGAAGACGGCCGAGCAGAAGATGCAGAAGTCGGTCGAGGCCTACAAGCACGAACTGACCAAGATCCGCACCGGCCGGGCGCACCCGGGCCTGCTCGACCAGGTCAACGTCGAGTACTACGGCTCCATGGTGCCGATCAGCCAGGTGGCCAACGTCACGCTGCTCGATGCCCGCACCATCAGCGTCCAGCCCTGGGAAAAGGGCATGGGTGCCAAGATCGAGAAGGCCATCCGCGAGTCTGACCTGGGCCTGAACCCGGCGTCGCAGGGCGACCTGATCCGCGTGCCGATGCCGCCGCTCACCGAAGAGCGCCGCCGCGACCTGACCAAGGTCGTGCGCCATGCCGGCGAGGACGCCAAGGTGGCCGTGCGCAACCTGCGCCGCGACGCCAACGAGCAGGCCAAGAAGCTGCTCAAGGACAAGCTGATCACCGAAGACGACGAGCGTCGCTCGCAGGACGAAGTGCAGAAGCTGACCGACCGCACCATCGCCGAGATCGACAAGCTGATCGCCGGCAAGGAAGCCGAGATCCTTGCGGTCTGA
- the rseP gene encoding RIP metalloprotease RseP, protein MNPVLGFLVTLSIVVLVHEWGHYRMAKACGVKVLRFSLGFGKVLLRYQRSPDSTEFVLSALPLGGYVRMLDQRSGVPVPPAEAHLALERQPLRSRALIVAAGPIANLVLAMLLYAVAGWVGTEEPKAVLGAPTAGSLAEKAGLRAGDWVQAADDGEGARELRSFSDLRWAMIDAMVDRRDLTLDVTDAQGHHARSVRLPLAELGSEDVDAQLMQKVGIGAPYGEPVMGEIVPASPAAQAGLREGDRVLAVDGEPVRDAARLRERIRGAVQDGQPRAMDWQVERGGGTLQLRVQPKVEEVDGRTIGRIGAFVGRPPEMVQVSYGVLDGIAYGVTRTWEVSMLSLRMLGKMLIGQASVKNLSGPLSIADYAGQSSSLGLAYYLGFLAMVSVSLGVVNLLPLPVLDGGHLMYYLFEGVTGRPISDVWLDRLQFVGLAIIVLMTSIALYNDVARLLGQH, encoded by the coding sequence ATGAACCCGGTCCTCGGCTTCCTGGTGACACTGAGCATCGTGGTGCTCGTGCACGAGTGGGGCCACTACCGAATGGCAAAGGCCTGCGGCGTCAAGGTCCTGCGTTTCTCGCTGGGGTTCGGCAAGGTCCTGCTGCGCTACCAGCGCAGCCCCGACAGTACCGAGTTCGTCCTGTCCGCGCTGCCGCTGGGCGGCTATGTCCGCATGCTGGACCAGCGCAGCGGCGTGCCGGTGCCGCCGGCCGAAGCCCATCTTGCCCTGGAGCGGCAGCCGCTGCGCTCCCGCGCGCTGATCGTGGCGGCGGGGCCGATCGCCAACCTGGTGCTCGCCATGCTGCTGTATGCGGTGGCGGGCTGGGTCGGCACCGAGGAACCCAAGGCCGTGCTCGGCGCCCCGACCGCCGGCAGCCTGGCCGAGAAGGCCGGCCTGCGGGCAGGCGACTGGGTGCAGGCGGCCGATGACGGCGAGGGCGCGCGTGAGCTGCGCTCGTTCAGCGACCTGCGCTGGGCCATGATCGACGCGATGGTGGACCGGCGCGACCTCACGCTGGACGTGACCGACGCCCAGGGACACCATGCCCGTTCGGTGCGCCTGCCGCTGGCCGAGCTCGGCTCGGAGGACGTCGATGCCCAGTTGATGCAGAAGGTCGGCATCGGCGCGCCCTATGGCGAGCCGGTGATGGGCGAGATCGTGCCGGCCAGCCCGGCCGCGCAGGCCGGACTGCGCGAAGGCGACCGGGTGCTGGCGGTGGACGGTGAGCCGGTGCGCGACGCGGCGCGCCTGCGCGAACGCATCCGGGGTGCGGTGCAGGACGGCCAGCCGCGCGCGATGGACTGGCAGGTGGAGCGGGGCGGTGGCACCCTGCAGCTGCGGGTCCAGCCCAAGGTGGAGGAGGTCGACGGCCGGACCATTGGCCGCATTGGCGCCTTCGTGGGCCGGCCGCCCGAGATGGTGCAGGTGTCCTATGGCGTGCTCGATGGCATCGCGTATGGCGTGACACGTACGTGGGAAGTCTCGATGCTGAGCTTGCGCATGCTCGGCAAGATGCTGATCGGCCAGGCCTCGGTCAAGAACCTCAGCGGCCCGCTGAGCATTGCCGACTATGCCGGCCAGTCGTCCAGCCTCGGGCTGGCCTATTACCTGGGTTTCCTGGCAATGGTGAGCGTGAGCCTGGGTGTCGTGAACCTGCTGCCGCTCCCGGTCCTCGATGGGGGACACCTGATGTATTATCTTTTCGAAGGGGTGACAGGGCGGCCGATCTCCGATGTGTGGCTGGATCGGCTGCAGTTCGTGGGCCTGGCCATCATCGTCCTGATGACCTCCATCGCCCTCTACAACGACGTGGCCCGGCTCCTGGGTCAGCACTGA
- a CDS encoding phosphatidate cytidylyltransferase — protein MLRQRVITALVLLAVLLPALLTPQVWPFALLSVVMVAAAGWEWGRLNQAGAAGSVALGALVGGLCALTWWRELPLTGQPWLWWAATAAWVLGGAFVLKSGPSRWPAVPAVLRLGLGVLMLWLTWVALTRAKEVGVAYLLSVFCLVWAADIAAYFGGRAFGRRKLAPAISPGKSWEGVWSGMAGVLVLAVAWVTLDRSAPLGSPSLYTEMQGRFGWAGLVVVCLFLAAMSVVGDLFESLVKRSVGAKDSSQLLPGHGGVLDRIDALLPVFPIALTLSLL, from the coding sequence ATGCTGAGGCAACGTGTCATCACGGCCCTGGTGCTGTTGGCGGTGCTGCTGCCGGCCTTGCTGACTCCGCAGGTCTGGCCGTTCGCATTGCTGAGCGTGGTGATGGTGGCTGCAGCCGGCTGGGAGTGGGGCCGGCTCAACCAGGCCGGCGCCGCCGGTTCGGTGGCGCTCGGCGCGCTGGTCGGTGGCCTGTGCGCGCTGACCTGGTGGCGCGAGCTGCCGCTGACAGGGCAACCCTGGCTGTGGTGGGCGGCCACCGCGGCCTGGGTGCTGGGCGGCGCCTTCGTGCTCAAAAGCGGCCCTTCGCGCTGGCCTGCGGTGCCCGCCGTGCTGCGGCTGGGCCTCGGTGTGCTGATGTTGTGGCTGACCTGGGTGGCGCTGACGCGCGCCAAGGAAGTCGGCGTGGCCTACCTGCTGTCGGTGTTCTGCCTGGTCTGGGCGGCCGACATCGCGGCCTATTTCGGCGGTCGCGCCTTCGGGCGGCGCAAGCTGGCGCCGGCCATCAGCCCCGGCAAGAGCTGGGAAGGCGTCTGGAGCGGCATGGCCGGCGTGCTGGTGCTTGCCGTGGCCTGGGTGACGCTGGACCGTTCCGCACCGCTCGGTTCGCCGAGCCTCTACACCGAGATGCAGGGCCGCTTCGGCTGGGCCGGCCTGGTGGTGGTCTGCCTGTTCCTGGCCGCCATGAGCGTGGTGGGTGACCTGTTCGAATCACTGGTCAAGCGCAGCGTCGGTGCCAAGGACAGCAGCCAGCTGCTGCCGGGCCATGGCGGCGTGCTGGACCGCATCGACGCCTTGCTGCCGGTCTTTCCCATTGCCCTGACCCTGAGCCTCTTGTGA
- the uppS gene encoding polyprenyl diphosphate synthase, with translation MDGNGRWANKRFMPRAFGHEQGVDALVRTVKACVVRGIDYLTVFAFSSENWRRPADEVSGLMSLVLVAVARHVERLAQEGVRIRIVGDRSAVSEKVRASWDKAEAATQHNSKLVLSVAFNYGGRWDIVQACQRAVADGLGAADITEAALSRYMALNYAPDPDLFIRTGGELRISNFLLWQTAYSELYFTDCLWPEFGEAELDAAIAAFARRERRFGGVDAAPPALATQGA, from the coding sequence ATGGATGGCAACGGCCGCTGGGCCAACAAGCGGTTCATGCCGCGGGCCTTCGGCCATGAGCAGGGCGTCGATGCGCTGGTGCGCACCGTCAAGGCCTGCGTGGTGCGCGGCATCGACTACCTCACCGTGTTCGCCTTCTCCTCGGAGAACTGGCGTCGCCCGGCCGACGAGGTGTCCGGCCTGATGAGCCTGGTGCTGGTGGCAGTGGCCCGCCATGTGGAGCGCCTGGCGCAGGAGGGCGTGCGCATCCGCATCGTCGGTGACCGCTCGGCGGTGTCCGAGAAGGTGCGCGCCTCCTGGGACAAGGCCGAGGCCGCCACGCAGCACAACAGCAAGCTGGTGCTGTCGGTGGCGTTCAACTACGGTGGCCGCTGGGACATCGTGCAGGCCTGCCAGCGCGCGGTGGCTGACGGCCTGGGCGCCGCCGACATCACCGAGGCCGCCCTCAGCCGCTACATGGCGCTGAACTATGCGCCGGACCCCGATCTCTTCATCCGCACAGGCGGTGAGCTGCGCATCAGCAACTTCCTGCTGTGGCAGACCGCCTACTCGGAACTCTATTTCACCGACTGCCTGTGGCCGGAGTTCGGCGAGGCCGAACTCGATGCCGCCATCGCTGCCTTCGCGCGGCGTGAGCGCCGCTTCGGCGGCGTCGATGCGGCGCCGCCGGCCCTCGCAACTCAAGGAGCCTGA
- a CDS encoding amidase — translation MHIDLISARDALRERRVRAADLLAQAQAAARSPACRHVFLREFTASAEAAARSADLAVDAGAPLLPLAGLAVSVKDLFDVAGQPTTGGSVVLADAPPAAADAGAVARLRQAGAALVGHTNMTEFAFSGVGWNPHHGTPANAGSRAADPSGERIPGGSSSGAAVSVACGAAWAALGSDTGGSIRIPAALQGLVGFKNTARLTPLSGAIPLSTTLDTACALTRSVRDAVLLHEVLAARQLALPRRPLAARRLAVVRHTMQDGLDAEVASAFEASLDRLRRGGARIEEIGLAELGELAQIQSTGGFSAAESWAWHRRLLERSGDRYDPRVAQRIRRGATMSAAEYIELQQARTAWIARVQAALSGFDAVLSPTVPIVAPPIAEIAHDDDAFFRINALLLRNTSVVNMLDGCALSLPCQAAGRLPVGLMVWAGPLCDDTVLDLSLAIEAQLLAQEG, via the coding sequence ATGCACATCGACTTGATTTCGGCGCGCGACGCGCTGCGTGAGCGCCGCGTCCGCGCGGCCGACCTGCTGGCACAAGCCCAGGCCGCAGCACGTTCGCCCGCCTGCCGCCATGTCTTCCTGCGCGAGTTCACCGCGTCCGCCGAAGCGGCCGCGCGCTCGGCCGACCTGGCCGTGGACGCCGGCGCCCCCCTGTTGCCACTGGCTGGGCTGGCGGTGAGCGTGAAAGACCTGTTCGACGTCGCCGGCCAGCCAACCACCGGCGGCTCCGTCGTGCTGGCTGACGCGCCGCCCGCCGCGGCCGACGCCGGCGCGGTCGCACGGCTGCGCCAGGCCGGGGCGGCACTGGTGGGCCACACCAACATGACCGAGTTCGCCTTCTCCGGCGTCGGCTGGAACCCGCACCATGGCACACCGGCCAATGCCGGCAGCCGTGCGGCCGACCCCAGCGGCGAGCGCATCCCGGGCGGCTCCAGTTCGGGTGCTGCCGTGTCGGTGGCGTGCGGCGCCGCCTGGGCAGCGCTCGGCTCCGACACCGGCGGCTCGATCCGCATCCCCGCAGCCTTGCAAGGCCTGGTGGGTTTCAAGAACACCGCGCGCCTCACGCCACTGAGTGGTGCCATCCCGCTGTCCACCACCTTGGATACGGCCTGCGCCCTCACCCGCTCGGTGCGCGATGCGGTGCTGCTGCACGAAGTGCTGGCGGCGCGGCAGCTGGCCCTGCCGCGACGCCCGCTGGCGGCACGCCGCCTCGCGGTCGTGCGGCACACCATGCAGGACGGCCTCGATGCCGAGGTGGCCAGCGCCTTCGAGGCCAGCCTCGACCGGCTGCGCCGCGGTGGCGCCCGCATCGAGGAAATCGGCCTGGCCGAGCTGGGCGAGCTGGCCCAGATCCAGTCCACCGGGGGCTTCTCTGCGGCCGAAAGTTGGGCCTGGCACCGCCGGCTGCTGGAGCGCTCGGGCGACCGCTACGACCCGCGCGTGGCGCAGCGCATTCGCCGCGGCGCCACGATGAGCGCGGCGGAGTACATCGAGCTGCAGCAGGCCCGCACTGCATGGATCGCCCGGGTGCAGGCGGCTCTGAGCGGCTTCGACGCGGTGCTGTCACCCACGGTGCCGATCGTGGCCCCGCCGATCGCCGAGATCGCTCATGACGACGACGCCTTCTTCCGCATCAACGCCCTGCTGCTGCGCAACACCTCGGTGGTGAACATGCTGGACGGCTGTGCGCTGTCCCTGCCTTGCCAGGCGGCAGGTCGCCTGCCGGTGGGCTTGATGGTGTGGGCCGGTCCGCTGTGCGATGACACCGTGCTCGACCTGTCGCTGGCCATCGAGGCCCAGCTCCTCGCGCAGGAAGGCTGA
- the rpsB gene encoding 30S ribosomal protein S2: MPVTMREMLEAGVHFGHQTRFWNPKMAPYIFGHRNKIHIINLEKTLPMFEEAMKFVRQLSAKRGTILMVGTKRQAREFVSAEAQRAGMPFVDQRWLGGMLTNFKTVKTSLKKLKDMQAQVEAGLESMNKKEGLLFQREIAKLEKDIGGIQDMNALPDALFVIDVGYHKIAVAEAKKLGIPVIGVVDSNHSPAEIDYVIPGNDDSSKAVALYARAVADAVLEGKANAVNEVVQAAGAGGDDEFVEVNEAA; encoded by the coding sequence ATGCCCGTGACGATGCGCGAAATGCTGGAAGCAGGTGTCCACTTTGGTCACCAGACCCGCTTCTGGAACCCCAAGATGGCCCCGTATATCTTCGGCCATCGCAACAAGATCCACATCATCAACCTCGAGAAGACGCTTCCGATGTTCGAGGAAGCGATGAAGTTCGTGCGCCAGCTGTCGGCCAAGCGCGGCACGATCCTGATGGTGGGTACCAAGCGCCAGGCGCGCGAGTTCGTTTCGGCCGAGGCGCAGCGTGCTGGCATGCCTTTCGTCGACCAGCGCTGGCTCGGCGGCATGCTGACCAACTTCAAGACGGTCAAGACCTCCCTGAAGAAGCTCAAGGACATGCAAGCCCAGGTCGAAGCCGGCCTGGAGTCGATGAACAAGAAGGAAGGCCTGCTGTTCCAGCGCGAGATTGCCAAGCTGGAAAAGGACATCGGCGGCATCCAGGACATGAACGCGCTGCCTGACGCGCTGTTCGTGATCGACGTGGGCTATCACAAGATCGCCGTGGCCGAAGCCAAGAAGCTCGGCATCCCGGTGATCGGCGTGGTCGACAGCAACCACTCGCCGGCCGAGATCGACTATGTCATCCCCGGCAACGACGACTCCTCCAAGGCCGTGGCGCTCTACGCGCGTGCCGTGGCTGACGCCGTGCTCGAAGGCAAGGCCAACGCCGTGAACGAAGTGGTGCAAGCCGCCGGTGCCGGTGGCGACGACGAGTTCGTGGAAGTCAACGAAGCCGCCTGA